One stretch of Sphingomonas rosea DNA includes these proteins:
- a CDS encoding sensor histidine kinase produces MSCQTRSDRIAELEAELAKLRADSAATAPDGALLKTLLDDIARRRTVEHELNQAHEWLTLAQEAGMVAAYTFDFHTDTLSWSSSARALYGFDEGVEPSLELWMSTIHPDDIALVERVVEATMTTGAPVDQRYRLLRPDGSIAWIQDRGRVILHDDGSPARLVGVNVDVTELVELERRASEDGERLRLALSAGRNACWDWNLATNEVVWDSQLSVFAGVDAFGGDFQSFWDLVHAEDKPLVRAALDRSLATGSDYAVEFRMVRPDGSIRWTRTQGKVVHDKEGKPVRVVGIDCDITETKLAHLALNEGRRFLVSVLGASPDCIKVIELDGTISFMNANGQQRMEITDFDQVRGRRWTDLWPPECHLLLTNALERAKRGERTGFDAICPTAAGTPKWWDVSVAPINGEDGTVQSILAISRDITDRKQADDQLQLLNAELHHRIKNNLATVQALARATMRGSRDLESFDQSFSSRLEGLGKTYGLLKTGAKAASLQDLVDSELGHFADGGEGRIVRGGPDVQLSSTAAVSVGMILHELTTNACKYGCLNHPSGRLAVCWTFDGRDVRLVWEEDCTAAASPANENGGGFGSVLIDRLVRQLKGTIRRRWERGGLVVELILPDIETR; encoded by the coding sequence GTGAGCTGCCAGACGAGGTCGGACCGGATTGCTGAACTGGAGGCGGAGCTGGCCAAGCTTCGCGCCGACAGCGCCGCGACCGCACCCGACGGGGCACTCCTCAAGACCCTCCTCGACGACATCGCCAGGCGCCGAACGGTCGAGCATGAACTCAACCAGGCGCACGAATGGCTGACCCTCGCCCAGGAAGCGGGGATGGTCGCAGCCTACACCTTCGACTTCCATACTGACACGCTGTCTTGGTCGAGCTCGGCCCGCGCACTCTACGGCTTCGACGAGGGGGTCGAGCCGAGCCTCGAATTGTGGATGAGCACCATCCACCCCGACGACATCGCCCTGGTAGAACGCGTGGTCGAGGCGACCATGACCACCGGCGCCCCTGTCGACCAGCGCTATCGCCTGCTCCGTCCCGACGGGTCGATCGCGTGGATCCAGGATCGCGGCCGGGTCATCCTCCACGATGACGGCAGCCCGGCGCGGCTGGTCGGAGTCAACGTCGACGTCACCGAACTGGTCGAACTCGAGCGCCGCGCGAGCGAGGACGGCGAACGGCTTCGTCTCGCCTTGTCCGCCGGCCGCAACGCGTGCTGGGACTGGAACCTTGCCACCAACGAAGTCGTCTGGGACAGCCAGCTCTCAGTCTTCGCCGGCGTCGATGCGTTCGGGGGCGACTTCCAGAGCTTCTGGGATCTCGTCCACGCCGAGGACAAGCCGCTGGTCCGCGCCGCGCTCGACAGGTCGCTGGCGACCGGCAGCGACTATGCGGTCGAGTTTCGCATGGTTCGCCCCGACGGCTCCATCCGCTGGACCCGGACGCAGGGAAAGGTCGTCCATGACAAGGAGGGTAAGCCCGTTCGCGTGGTCGGGATCGACTGCGACATCACCGAGACCAAGCTCGCGCATCTCGCACTGAACGAAGGCCGGCGCTTCCTCGTCTCGGTCCTCGGCGCCTCGCCCGACTGCATCAAGGTGATCGAGCTCGACGGCACGATCAGCTTCATGAACGCCAACGGCCAGCAGCGGATGGAGATCACTGACTTCGACCAGGTTCGCGGCCGGCGCTGGACCGACCTGTGGCCGCCCGAATGCCACCTGCTCCTGACCAATGCGCTGGAGCGCGCCAAGCGCGGCGAACGCACCGGCTTCGATGCCATCTGCCCCACCGCCGCGGGCACGCCCAAATGGTGGGACGTGTCGGTCGCGCCGATCAACGGCGAGGACGGGACGGTCCAGAGCATCCTCGCCATCTCGCGTGACATCACCGACCGCAAGCAGGCCGACGACCAGCTCCAGCTGCTCAACGCCGAGCTTCACCACCGGATCAAGAACAACCTCGCCACGGTCCAGGCGCTGGCCCGCGCCACGATGCGCGGAAGCCGCGACCTCGAGAGCTTCGACCAGTCCTTCTCGAGCCGGCTCGAGGGGCTGGGCAAGACCTATGGCCTGCTCAAGACCGGCGCCAAGGCCGCGAGCCTGCAGGACCTCGTCGACAGCGAGCTCGGCCACTTTGCCGATGGCGGCGAGGGCCGCATCGTTCGGGGCGGACCCGACGTCCAGCTGTCGTCGACCGCCGCCGTGTCGGTCGGCATGATCCTCCACGAGCTCACCACCAACGCCTGCAAATATGGCTGCCTCAACCACCCGTCGGGCCGGCTCGCGGTCTGCTGGACCTTCGACGGCCGTGACGTCCGCCTCGTGTGGGAAGAGGATTGCACCGCCGCGGCGAGCCCGGCGAACGAGAATGGCGGGGGCTTCGGTTCGGTCCTGATCGACCGCCTCGTCCGCCAGCTCAAGGGCACCATCCGCCGCCGCTGGGAACGCGGCGGGCTGGTGGTCGAACTCATCCTCCCCGACATCGAGACGCGCTGA